From the genome of Mucilaginibacter paludis DSM 18603:
GTAAACCGTAATGAGGGATACGATGCCGGTAAATATCACGCCCCTTAAAAACGCTCCCACCACCTGATGATCCATCAGATCCAAAAGCTTTTGGCCGCCTGTTATTTTTAAAACCGGGATGAGCAGTAAATTTCCCGCCGTATAAGCTATCATGGGGTTTTTGCCGTTATCAGCCAAAAACTGGATGAAGGGTTTAAAAAATGGTGTTTGCTCCATCAACGTAAAAGATGCCAGCGTTGTAAATGCCAAACCGGTGGTTACAAAATAATAGCTGTAGGTTGAAAAATCCTTTTTAATACCGCCTTCGTAAGCTTCAAAAAAAAGGCCGAGCAAAAGCAGGTAAATACCGGCGTGGATAAATCGCTCCAAAAGATTTTTTTGAGGCCCATCCGGCTGTAGCTTAACCCCATATACCAGCAACGCCGATACTGCAGCTGTAAAAAACAGGTTGGGCACTAACAGGCGGGTGTACAAGCCAACCAAATTGCCAATCAATAATAACCAGCAAAATAAGCAGAGCAGCCAAAGGTTTTTTACTTTAGCCGGTGTTGAGTTGCCCGTTTTAGCTTCATGTACAAAGCTTAACAACCATTCGCCGGCTAATGTGCCGGGGAGTACAATAAACAAATATTTGAGGTAGTAAAATTTATAGGCCCACAGCGCTGGCGACCAGTTATACAACACGCTGTTCCAGGTTGTGGTATCCTTACCGCTTAAAAAAACCGCCATTACAAAAGGCAGCAAGCCAATGCGCAGCCAGGGTTTATTTTGTGTAGACAGCCATATTAACGAAGCAAACAGCGCCATATTAGCCAAAACCATAATGATAATATCGTTCTGATTAAAAGAGAAGCCGTTTTTAAACGGATAGAGTGCCAAAAAAGCCAGGGCTAATATAAAACCCGAAACTTTAACCATTAACGCCGCCTTGCCCTGCCACTCCTGCTTATAGGAATACATTAAAAATAACAGCACAAAGCAGCCTATAGAGAGCAGCTGATCTGCAAGGCCAGGTGCCGCGCTCATTACCCACGACCGGGCATGCATGGTGAATACGGAAAAAAATGCCAGCAACACGTAACGCTGTGCTATCTGTAACAACGTTTTCCAAAGCGGCTGAACCGCCGATTTTTTGACTAAAGCCAGCGGAATTGCAGCACCCATGGCAAACAGAAAAAAGGGAAAAACCAGGTCGACCCAGGTAATGCCCGGCAAGTCGGGCTTAAACTGGTGTGCAGGCGGCGGCACCTGTGCGTGGTACATCCAGCCGGGCAAAATACCGCCGAAAGCGATGCTGCCCGATAACACCATCAGTAAGATGGCAGTACCGCGCAAAGCATCAAGGCTGTTAGCTCTTTGGGGTGGCGTTTGGATAGTTGTATTGATCATGTGAGTACTCAAACTACTTAACCGTGATTGTTAGCTGCTTAACCACACTGCCCGAACCATCGTTGCCGCCATTGGTAGCTACAAAAGTTACGGTGTAGGTACCGGCAGTTGTAAACACATACTTATAGCTGCTTAGCTGGTTTAAATAGGTTTTAATGACGGTTGGCACATCCGGGCTTACATTGGTAGCAAACATGGGTTTGGATAGCGCCCAATCTTCCGACACGATTAAACTACTGGCCGGCGCAAACGCTAAAACAGGATCTGATGTTTGGATAGCCCATTTATTTGCCGGGTTAGCAAAATCAAGCGCCAGCCATGATGCCGTGCCGATGGTAGATACATTCAGCACACTTCCATCGGGCAGGGTATTGGTCAGGTTAAAATTATACACGCGCCATGTCCGTTGCGTGCTGGTGGTTCCGGGTGCTTTATCCCCCCAGTACTTAAACGCAAAATAAATAGGCTTGCCGCTGGCGGCCAGATCTGATATGTTAACCACCCCCGAGCTTGTTTGCGTGCCCACGGCCCCACCGGCCGCTGTTGATAAGGTAAAGCGGCTGGTGATGTCTGTCCAGGTAGCCTTCCTCACGCTGGTGGTATCATACAGGCCGTTAAAATCAGTTGAATACAGCAAACTCAGGTTGTTGGCCTGCGTGCCGTACAAAACCTGTGTTTTGATTTCAAGGCCCAGTACCCCGGCAACGGTAGTACGATCTTTAAACTTGTATTCCTTACCTTTTTCACCGGAGTAAAAACTGATGATATCCGGATCGCCCGAAAATTTAAAAGTGACTGTGTCGCCTGCTTTATATTCCGTTTTAGCCGTTTGAACATCAAATGCAGATAGTTGGATCGCTGATTTTTTGCACGAAAAGATCAGCGGGAGCAGCATTAAGCCTATGATATATTTTACTTTATACATCTCGATATTTTTTAATTGATCTATAATTTACCAGCCTTTATTTTGTACGATACTGCTATTGAGCGATGTTTCCTTCGACGGGATGGCGAACAAAGTATCACGATTAGATACATTGTTGCCCGATACACCTCCATACGTATAGCCAGACGGAGCGGTAGTAGTGATCTCGTTCCCGATGCTCTTCATGGTAGATACAAATATCCCCCAGCGGATCAGGTCAAAACGGCGCAAGCCCTCATAACCCAATTCCAGCGCGCGTTCTTTGCGTACGGCTTCCCTGAAGGTATCTTTATCCATGCCCGCAGTTAGGTCGGCGGCGGTAGCTGTGGATAAGCCCAGGCCAACGCCATAAGCCCGTTCGCGTACCAGGTTAATGGCGTTATAGGCCAGGCTGGTTGCACCGTTCACTTCGTTTTCGGCTTCGGCATACATCAGCAGCACATCCGCGTAGCGCAATAAAGGAAAATTAATGGCTGATGTATTGGTAAATTTCACCGTAGACGACTCAAACTCGCGCCTCCATTTGGCATCGCAGCGGTTATAAATTTGCGCAGCGGTGTAGTAAATCAATACAGATGAGGTAGACGAGGTATAGGTATACGGGCCGATGGACCAATCGCGACGCAGATCGTTTGTGCCAAACAGGTTGTAATAGCGCTGTGTGGCATGCTTGGCGCCATAACTATAACCCACAGTTGCGTTGCTGGTGCCTATGCCGTTAATTACGCCGACACTGCCGCCTTCGTCCTGCGTACCATTCTTGATGCTGAACTCTACCTCCCAGATGCTTTCTTTGGTATCGTAAATGTGCTGGCACATGTTTTTAAACACCTGCTTATAATCAGGATTTAAGGCATGGGGCGCATCTGTCATTACTTTGCCTGCCCATTTTTTTGCTTCGGCAAAGCGCGATGCATCTCGCAATGGCGCACCCGCCATTTTCAGGTTAACCCGGGCCAGGATCCCCCATACTACCGATTTGGTGATCCGGCTGTTATAGGTGTAAGCAGTTATCGGGTTCACCAGGTCGGCGGCTTGCTCCATATCGGCTACAATTTGTTGGTAAACGACTTTGTAAGGCGTCCGCGGAACATTGTTTTCGTTAACCGACTTTGTAGATGCCAGCCTTAAAGGCACATCGCCCCAGTTGCTGGTTAAAATGAAATAAAAATAAGCCCGCAGAAAAAGCGCTTGCCCCTTGGCTACGTTTTTATTAGCCTGGGTAAGGGCCGATTTATCAATGTTTTCCAATACCAGGTTGGATAAATTTATGCCCTGGTACAACAATGCCCAACAGGTATTAATTTTGGTATCCGATGGATCGTAGTTGTATAAACCAACATCCTGCGTCCACGATGGTAGCGCCACAAAGGCATCATCGGCAACATCCATCTCAAAAAATAAATACCTGCCATAAGTACCTGTTTTACCCAATATATCATAAATACCGGTAAGCGCGGTGTTGATCTGGTCGTCGGTTTGGTAATAGTTCACCGGCGATAGAAAATCGGTTGGGGTGGTATTCAAAAATTTTTTACACGAGGTATTGAGCAGTAAACCAGCGCAAGTTAATATGGTGATCAATGTTTTTCTCATTGTGTTATTTTTAAAGGTTAAAAGGTGGTGTTTATACCTAATACAATGGTGCGCGCCCGCGGATAGGCGGAATAATCGAACCCGGGCGTTAAGGCCGAATTACGTACCGATACCTCCGGGTCATACCCGCTATATTTAGTCCAGGTGTACAGATTTTGAGCGGTGATGTATGCCCTGAACGATTTCAATTTTAACTTGCCGGCAAATTTGCCAGGCAGGGTATAGCCCAGCGACACAGTTTTTAATCTTAAAAAAGAGCCATCCTCTATAATACGGGTTGAATAAGCTTTCAACACCTGCCCTTTAACCGCCGGAATATCCGATGTAGGGTTGTTCGGCGTCCAGCGGTTAGCATACGACGCGAACTGGTTGGTATTGTATATCGAGCCACTTTCCATAGCCAGCCTGTTGGCGTTAATGATATCATTACCGTACGACCATTGCATGAAAACGCCTAAGTCGAAACTTCGATAAGTGAAGTTATTAGAGAAGCCCCCCACGTGCACAGGGTAGGGGTGGCCGATGGCCACCTTATCTTTTTCGTCAATCACCAGGTCGCCGTTTAAATCACGATACTTGGCATCGCCCGGTTGTACATTGGCCCTGATCTCGCCGTTGGCCGTAATATTTGATTTTAAGGTATAGGTGTTACCGGTTTTAATAAAATCATCATACTTATAGGTGCCATCATAAATTAACCCATAAAACTGCGCAATGGGCTGCCCCACCTTGGCCACATAACCGGGGATGTTTACCCAATCATCGCCCCAATATTGGGATGATGTCATGTAGTTTTGATTATCTGCCAGGGCCAGTACTTTATTCCTGTTAAACGAGATATTAAAACTGGCATCCCATGAAAAATTTTTCGTTTTAACCGGAGTCCCCGAAAGGGTAAACTCCAAGCCCTGGTTTTGCACTTTACCTATATTTTGGTAAGCGCTGCTATAACCGGTGCTTGGCGCCAGGTCGCGGTTCAGCAATAAATTGTCGGTTATTTTGCGATAGGCATCAAATGTAAATAGCAGGCGGTCCTTAAAAAAGCCCAGGTCGAGGCCGATGTCGGTTTGTGCCGTGGTTTCCCATTTCAAATCGCTGTTACCTAAACTGCTCGCATATACACCCGGAACAGTAGCATTGCCAAACGAGTAGCCCGAGGTTGAGCTCAGGTTTAAGCTGGCATAGGGTGCAAAATTACCGATCTGGTTATTACCTGTTACCCCGTACGAAGTTCTTAATTTACCGGTTGAGAGGAAACTCATGCTCCTGGCAAATTTTTCTTCATCAAATTTCCAGGCAAAAGCGCCCGAAGGGAAAAAGCCCCAGCGATGACTATTTAAAAACCGCGATGAGCCCTCCTCTCGGCCGGTAGCGGTAAACAGATACCTGCCTTTATAATTATAGTTTAACCTGCCAAAAAATGAGGTTTGGGTATAGTTTGAGGTAATGGAAGTAATGGAGTTGGGCGTACCTTCGTCGAGGCCGCTCAGTCCCAAACTTTCGTTGGGTAACAATACGGCGTAGCCGCCGAATATATTGGTTTTTCCACTCTCGGCTGTAAAGCCGGCTACGGCGTTAATTAAATGATCTTTAGTAAAACGCTTGATATAAGTTAAAGTATTGGCCGTTTGCCACACGCTGGAATTGGTATAGGTTTCGCCGCCGCTAACTTTGTAGTTTCCGCTCGATCCTACCCTGGACAAGGCCCCGTTAAAAACATCGTCTTCGCGGCTACCGTTGCTGATACCTCCGGTTAACTTCAGCTTAAGCTCTTTTGTAAAGGCATATTCCGCATAGCCGTTAGCAATCAGATTGGTGCCGGTATTTCTGCGCAGCTCGTTTTGTGCCGAGAGTACCGGGTTGAACCTGAAATCGGTAGTTGGGTCAACGGTGGGGTCGCGGGGCAAATTCAGCAGATCGTCTGAACCGCTTAGCGCTACCGGGCGATAGGCCCAAACATTATATAATAAGGTAAGGGTGTTAGTGCTTGATGATGCCGATGTTGGCGTTCCATAATTATCTACGTAAGCGTAAGTGGCATTAAGGCCAACCTTCAATTTATCCGACTCCTCCTGATCTATGGTAAAGCGGCCCTGGTTGCGTTTAAACGCACTATTGATGATGATGCCCTGCTGATCGACCGTTGATAGCGAAATGCTGTACCGGGTTTTATCGTTGCCGCCGCTGAGTGATAAATTGTGGTTTTGCATCGGAGCTACTCTTGTTACCTGGTCTTCCCAGTTAATTCCGGCTACATCCTTGTAGCTATCCAGTGTACGGGCGCCATTTTGCAGGAATAAAGAATTGGTGGTAATGGGATCAATTTCGTACTGCAGCTTTACAAATTCATAAGGGCTTAATAATTGCTGGCGCTTTTTATTTTCCTGCCAGCCATAATAACCGTTATAGGCAATAACAGGGGCACCCAGCTTGCCGCGCTTGGTTGTAACAATGATAACGCCGTTGGCCCCCCTGGCGCCATAAATGGCAGTTGAAGAAGCATCCTTTAAAACATCGATAGATTCGATATCGTTAGGGTCGAGGGTATTCAAAGGATTGACGGCGCTGTTGGTAGGATTCTCAAACGGAAAGCCATCGATCACAAACAAGGGATAATTATTCTGGGTAATGGAGTTATAACCACGGATCACGATATTCACTGCCGATCCGGGTTGCCCTTCAAATGAGTTTACCTGCACGCCGGCTACCCGCCCGGCCAATGCCTCATCAAACGATTTTACCGGAGCCTTTTGTAAATCGTTTATGCTTACGCTGCTTACCGAGCCGGTAAGGTCTTTACGCTGCACCGAACCGTAGCCAATAACCACCACCTCGTTCATCTGGGTCGACGATTGTTGCATCACTACTTTGATGGGGGTGCTGCCGCTAACGCTAACCTCCTTCGTGGTAAAGCCTACAATACTAAAAACCAATACCGCTGGCTTGCCGGTAGCCGCGGCTATGTTAAAGCGTCCGTCGGCATCGGTATTGGTGGCATTGGCGTTACCTATTTTAAATTTTACGGTTACACCGGCTAAGGGCTCACCGTTACCGTCAGTAACGGTTCCTCTAAAAATGGTGTTCTGGGCCACGGCGCTCCAACAACACAATGTTAAAAGCATGGCAAACAATAAACTTGCCCTTTTTCGATTTTTAGTAATTAATTTTTGCATAGCATACCATTAGGGGTTAAAATTTCTGTTAATTATTAGTGTGTGGTTTTTACAATCCCATCAAAGCCGATGGGGATATCAAAGGGCTTCAGTAAAGTATCAATCAATACGGCAACCATTCGTCGGCTCAGTACAGTTTGGCCGGTTAATTCCTGGTTAATGGCGGCGCCGGCCAAAATGCGGTTCATTTGCAAAAGCGTAGTGCCGGGTTTCAGCTTAGCGAATAATTTCACCATAAAAGCCCCGGTTACCAAATTGCCGGAAGGGAACAAGTCGTCCAGATTGGTATAATACATCTTCAGCCCGGTAACCAGGTCATATTCGTTGATGTTTAGTTCCGGGTAAAACCAGGTTTGGTTGGCCCATTTATAAGGCAGGCCGGTGCCTTTGAGGATGCCGGTGGCACCTATGCGCTGCAAGGCCTCAAAGTTTGGGTCCTCGGGCTTTACATCAATAAAGGGCATCAAATAAGCCTTGGAATCAAGTAGTGCCTGCTGTACATCGCGGATATTAGCCTGCGCGGGTTGAATGTTGTTTTTAATGCATACAGCGGCCAACGCACCGGCGGCCTGCCCTATGGTAAGCACTACCGGCTGCAACCGGCTGGTGCCATTTACAATATTGGTTACGCTGATGCTTTTTTCGGCAACGATAAGCCCATCCACCTGCTGCGGAATTAACGCGCCTAAGGGTATGTTGTATGCGGGTACCTTAATGCGTACAAAATCAATGGCCGGAGCCGATGGATTTTTTAAGTGATGGTGGTCTACCGGGTAATCGCCCACGGCTATACCAGTACGGTAAAGTGCCGTTTTTTGATCGTAGGGTTTAGCAATATCATTTAAGGTAAGCTTTACCAAACCGTTCATCCTTCGTGCTTCACGGTGATAGGGCAACATCGGCAGGTGGTCGGCAGTGGGATATTCATCATCGGCTATGCCCAGGTTTTTATAACCCAGCGCCGTTTGGATATAGTAAATAAATTTCAGCGCATGTAATTTAGCCTCCTTCAGTAAAACCTCCCGCTCCTCAGGTGTTTTCTCTATTAGGTTCAGATAAATATCGTTGCCGCATTTGGGCCAATTGATCATGTATTTGTTATTGGGCAAGCGGCCATATTGCAGCATCTGGTAGCAATTGTTATCCGCAGGCGCGGTTACCGAGGGATCGGATACATCGCAGCTGCATTTAAATTCATCGGGGTTATAATTGGCTGGTTTTTTTATCGTTTTATCCGCGCCCTTGCCGTAATCTTTCAGGGTGATCACAAAGGTCATGTCCTGGACAATATCATTCGCTTTTTCCGGGGCCATCGCTTCGCCAGTAGTATAGCGGCTATCCATCCCCACATCATATTTTACTCCGGCAGCGGCCATCACATCGCCAAGCTCGGTGGCGTCTATCAGCAGCCTGGCGTTTATCAGACTGGTTTTACCGGCTTTCTTCACGGCCACCTGCCAGCCTCCATCAATTTTTTTTACTGATTGCCATACCGTTTTATACCAAATGGTAAGATTGTTATTTACCGCGAGCTGCTTTAATATTTTATTACCTACCGACGGCTCAAACAAAGTATTACTCACCCAGCCGGTTTCCACGGCTGCGGCCCCGCCGTAATAATCGCGTAGTTTTTGGCGAAACTCCGCCCACAAACCCGATGGAAGATTATTGTCGCCATCAATAGCACTTACACCCGCCGATGTGAGCATGCCACCCAGCCATTCGGTTTCTTCTACCAGCAAGGTTTTAACCCCCATTCGCGATGCTTGAATAGCCGCGGTAGTGCCGCTTGCTCCTCCACCGATGATCAGCACGTCTGTTTGTATCGTTTTAGATTGCGCCGCCGCCTGGGTGAAGCAAAAAAACGCAAGTAAAAACAGAAATATTTTAGGATTTGTTATCATATCAACCTGTTGTGCTATTTACTTTTAATCATTACAGCCGTCATTACACCGCGCTCGGCACCATCAGATGGCTTTACAGTGGCCTTGCCATTAACAACCAATGATGTAGAGCCGCCACCATCTAAATTGAGCGCCCCTATACAGCCCATCTCTTTCATTAAGGCGGCAAGCTCCGGTAAGGTAAGCCCAACAATTCCGCCGGTATCGCCACCCTCAACAGCCAGCACAATAATTTTATTACCGGAAGTAAAACCTATGGCCGACCGCGCCCTGGGCGAATTATTATCAATCACAATCAGTTCTTCGGTGTCGGTAATTCTAATCGTGTTATCCTTAATTAATACCGGCGAACCGCCAATGGCGCTCACGGCATTCCATACCCAACCATTGGCCGGGAATGTGGCCGTAGGAACAGGCTGCGGGGATATATCCTGCGAGTTAGGGCTTGGCGATGGATAGCTATATAAAATATTATTTATCCCAACGGCGTATACCCAACCAACGCCCGCTACATGATCGGCTGATAAGCCGAAAGCGCCCCTCGTGGGATAATAAGGTACCTGGTTGCCCTGGTAACTCCGGTTTAATGATTTAATATTTTGAGAGGCTACGGCACCGTTATACATGCACAGGCTGTAAGAAACACCGGTGCCAAAAAAGCCCCCGTTAATACAGGCATATTTACTGCCGGGCTCATCCTTAAAAAAATTACTGACCGTTTTATTTGCAGCGGAGTACAAAGGCTTAAATTCTACTTTAGCCGGATCGGCCACAATACAATATGCGTTGATGGGCCTGTTTTGAAAAGGGGCCGTTGTTTTATAAACCTGTACCCCGGTAGGCAAACCATCCATCAGCTCTGTGGCCTTAACCCAATAGGCAGGCAGCTTTACAAGCGGCGTGGTATCGACAACGATAACTACAGGATCGGGATACAACTTAACCTGCGAATTATCTTTCGCACATGACAGTAATAGCAAACAAACAATTGCTGAACTATAAAGTATACTTTGTAGATATTTCGCCATGCCTTACTTCTTAATTTTACATAAAGTAAATATAAAACTTTTTAAATAAATTTAAAAACTAATATTAAAAAAATGTAAAATAATTTTAACTTAATCAAACAGAGCCTCAACACGCTCATTATATTATTATTAAAGCCTACTTTTGCAGTATAAGCGGTTGCTTTTTATAGCGCCGCTAACTTTTGCTTATATTTAACTAACTGTAACACATAAAATTTATTAATGACCTTTTTCGAGGAGTTTAACAGTGATAATTTATCGGGGGTTGCTTACAAAAACCTCACCCTGAAAAAGGCGGTTATCGCTTTTTTTGCCATGACAGGCAACAGCACCATTGCCGACCTATGTAAAGAACTTAACCTGAGCGCACCCAAAGTCAATAATTTACTGAATGATTTGATTGCCGACGGCCTTGTTAAAGATTACGGCAAAATGGAATCAACAGGAGGGAGAAAACCTAATATTTACGGATTGATACCCGAGTCCGGCTTTTTTTTAGGGGTGGATGTCAAGCAAAACCATATCAACATCGGTTTAACGGACCTGCAGAAAAAAATGGTTAAAATTACCGAAGGGCAACCCTATTCGTTAAAAAACAGCCATGAATCGTTACAGGAACTTTGCCAGCTGATTAAGGATTTTATCAGCAACTCATCCATCAATAAAGATAAAATATTAGGAATCGGCCTTAACCTCTCCGGGCGCATCAACTATGCCACAGGCTATAGCTATAGCTTTTTCCATTTCAATGAAGAACCGTTAAGCAAGGTTGTAGAAAATTATATCGGCATTAAAGTTTTTTTGGAGAACGATTCGCGCGCGATGGCTTACGGCGAGTTTACTACCGGCATTGTACATCACGAAAAAAATGTATTGTTCCTTAACCTGGATTATGGGTTGGGGATGGGCATCATGATCAACAGCCAGCTTTATTATGGCAAATCGGGTTTCGCCGGCGAATTTGGGCACATGCCGATTTTTAATAACGAGATACTTTGCCATTGCGGCAAAAAGGGCTGCCTTGAAACCGAAGCATCGGGATGGGCGCTCACCCGGCTTTTCAAAGAAAAACTTACCGAGGGCTCATCGTCAATTTTATCAAACCGTCCCCTGAACGAAATTCAGCTGAGCGATATTATTGAAGCCGCCGGGAAAGATGATGTGCTGGCCATTGAACTAATTGCCGAAATAGGCGAGAAACTCGGACGCGGAATTGCCCTGCTGATCAATATCTTTAATCCGGAGCTCGTCATTTTAGGGGGCAGCTTAGCCGATACCGGCGAATACATTCGCCTGCCTATTAAAAGCGCTATCAATAAATACTCGCTAAGTTTGGTTAATAACGATACCATGCTCAAAGTATCAAAGCTTGGCGAGCAAGCCGGCATTATTGGTGCCTGCCTGATGGTAAGAAACCGGTTGTTAACCAATACCATGAGTTTATAAATAAAAATAAATGCCCGCCTTAACCGGCGGGCATTTGTTTTATTTTGCATTGACGAGGTTTGAAAAAAAGCTAAAATGCTGCGGGATGCTTTTTGTCCAGTAACTGCCGGTATGGGCACCCGGCTGGGCTATGTAGGTGGCTTTGAGTTTTAACTCATCGCACTTTTCGCGAAACTTTTTGCTGGTGATGTACAGGTAATCTTCGGTACCGGTATCAAAAATGAAGGTTTTGTTTTTCCCGGCAATATTCTGCAACAGGTTAACCGGCGAATAGCTGTCAAACAACGAGTTACTTTCGCTGTAAGCACCCAGCAAATACGCAATTGTAGTTTTATGGAAGGCCGAGTAACGCAAATTAAGTACTCCAGACGTACTACCTGCGCTTTTAAACAGATCCGGATGGCGCAGAAACAAATACATGGCACCGTAACCGCCCATACTGTTCCCGGTAATAAAAATATTTTGCGGCTGCACGGCAAATTTTTTGGCAACGGCAGGCATCAGTTCCCTGATAAAAAAATCTTCGTATTGCGTACTATCCTTGTTTGGAGAATTAATATACCAGCTTTTCTTCAACCCGTCGGGGCAAACAATTAAAAAGTGATACAGATTGGCCAGGGCCTGCAAGTTAACCAACCCGCTCCACGACTTATAATTGCCCGAATGCCCGTGCAATAAATAAACTACCGGACAGGCTTCATTGGGTTTATAATCAGCAGGTTTATAAACCCATACCGTATCGTTTGCCCTTAAATTAGGCGAATGGATAACCATCGTTTCCTGAGCAAACATTTGCTTACAGGTTAACAACAACAGCAGGGTAAATAAGTATCTCATACAGCAGGTTAGTAAATATTCAATGTAGCTATTTTATTTCATATCAACCGGAATCAAAATAAGCGGTGTTGGCAAGCACGAAGCCCCGGGTGGCGAATACGTTAATTTAATAGTTTGCTCTTCGCCGTTTGCCGCAGGCGGAAACACCTGTATCAGAATAGATTCTGGCGCGCTCCGGGTAATTAACCTATCGGACGGAAGCTGGATAATGCCTTCTTTAAAAAGCCCCTTGCTCACCACCATGGTGGCAGCCATCCCATTGCACCATTTACTGTCTGCCGACCGGCCGTTCCAGGTCACCAGCGCCAAACCCTTTCCGTTGGTGCTTTTCCATTTAATTTCCATGTTATACATTACCCCGTAATTGCCAACCAGTTTGGCTTGCTGGTTCCGGCTGCTTTCCCAGCCAAGCACCCAGTTATCCTTCACGCCTTCGGCCACTGTAATTGCCGAGGGACCATTTTGTGTATCAAAAACGCCTTTATTACGTAATAAATAGTTACTTACGCCATAAATACCCCTTCCGGCGCCACTCTCGCCCTTAGGTGGCAATATGTTGGTAACGCGCTCTAAAGCTTTTACCCCCGGTGTGGCCGGGTCGGTTTGTAAAATAGTTATCTCGGCAGGCTGGTCCACAGTAAACTCGTAAAAACCATGGGCCAGCTCATCGTATTTAACAATGTTCTTTTCCAGTTTTTCATCTATGGGCAAGGCCTGCCCTGGCTTAATCTC
Proteins encoded in this window:
- a CDS encoding FAD-dependent oxidoreductase, yielding MITNPKIFLFLLAFFCFTQAAAQSKTIQTDVLIIGGGASGTTAAIQASRMGVKTLLVEETEWLGGMLTSAGVSAIDGDNNLPSGLWAEFRQKLRDYYGGAAAVETGWVSNTLFEPSVGNKILKQLAVNNNLTIWYKTVWQSVKKIDGGWQVAVKKAGKTSLINARLLIDATELGDVMAAAGVKYDVGMDSRYTTGEAMAPEKANDIVQDMTFVITLKDYGKGADKTIKKPANYNPDEFKCSCDVSDPSVTAPADNNCYQMLQYGRLPNNKYMINWPKCGNDIYLNLIEKTPEEREVLLKEAKLHALKFIYYIQTALGYKNLGIADDEYPTADHLPMLPYHREARRMNGLVKLTLNDIAKPYDQKTALYRTGIAVGDYPVDHHHLKNPSAPAIDFVRIKVPAYNIPLGALIPQQVDGLIVAEKSISVTNIVNGTSRLQPVVLTIGQAAGALAAVCIKNNIQPAQANIRDVQQALLDSKAYLMPFIDVKPEDPNFEALQRIGATGILKGTGLPYKWANQTWFYPELNINEYDLVTGLKMYYTNLDDLFPSGNLVTGAFMVKLFAKLKPGTTLLQMNRILAGAAINQELTGQTVLSRRMVAVLIDTLLKPFDIPIGFDGIVKTTH
- a CDS encoding phosphodiester glycosidase family protein translates to MAKYLQSILYSSAIVCLLLLSCAKDNSQVKLYPDPVVIVVDTTPLVKLPAYWVKATELMDGLPTGVQVYKTTAPFQNRPINAYCIVADPAKVEFKPLYSAANKTVSNFFKDEPGSKYACINGGFFGTGVSYSLCMYNGAVASQNIKSLNRSYQGNQVPYYPTRGAFGLSADHVAGVGWVYAVGINNILYSYPSPSPNSQDISPQPVPTATFPANGWVWNAVSAIGGSPVLIKDNTIRITDTEELIVIDNNSPRARSAIGFTSGNKIIVLAVEGGDTGGIVGLTLPELAALMKEMGCIGALNLDGGGSTSLVVNGKATVKPSDGAERGVMTAVMIKSK
- a CDS encoding ROK family transcriptional regulator, which codes for MTFFEEFNSDNLSGVAYKNLTLKKAVIAFFAMTGNSTIADLCKELNLSAPKVNNLLNDLIADGLVKDYGKMESTGGRKPNIYGLIPESGFFLGVDVKQNHINIGLTDLQKKMVKITEGQPYSLKNSHESLQELCQLIKDFISNSSINKDKILGIGLNLSGRINYATGYSYSFFHFNEEPLSKVVENYIGIKVFLENDSRAMAYGEFTTGIVHHEKNVLFLNLDYGLGMGIMINSQLYYGKSGFAGEFGHMPIFNNEILCHCGKKGCLETEASGWALTRLFKEKLTEGSSSILSNRPLNEIQLSDIIEAAGKDDVLAIELIAEIGEKLGRGIALLINIFNPELVILGGSLADTGEYIRLPIKSAINKYSLSLVNNDTMLKVSKLGEQAGIIGACLMVRNRLLTNTMSL
- a CDS encoding alpha/beta hydrolase, translated to MRYLFTLLLLLTCKQMFAQETMVIHSPNLRANDTVWVYKPADYKPNEACPVVYLLHGHSGNYKSWSGLVNLQALANLYHFLIVCPDGLKKSWYINSPNKDSTQYEDFFIRELMPAVAKKFAVQPQNIFITGNSMGGYGAMYLFLRHPDLFKSAGSTSGVLNLRYSAFHKTTIAYLLGAYSESNSLFDSYSPVNLLQNIAGKNKTFIFDTGTEDYLYITSKKFREKCDELKLKATYIAQPGAHTGSYWTKSIPQHFSFFSNLVNAK
- a CDS encoding copper amine oxidase, with the protein product MTKKRIVLLSAVLLSGINLKAQTYKPEFDKLLVNAKQGTIVELPGFLSEKLPEIPYDKMILPGPQFIISDDPEYIRVPEGISLREKVQPGAVRLYMYNVNGVKEPQKMDRKITALIRNTGKSVLHIRMLKYSSQKPSGNYFQIGKQGLADYFASKGDEKIREIKPGQALPIDEKLEKNIVKYDELAHGFYEFTVDQPAEITILQTDPATPGVKALERVTNILPPKGESGAGRGIYGVSNYLLRNKGVFDTQNGPSAITVAEGVKDNWVLGWESSRNQQAKLVGNYGVMYNMEIKWKSTNGKGLALVTWNGRSADSKWCNGMAATMVVSKGLFKEGIIQLPSDRLITRSAPESILIQVFPPAANGEEQTIKLTYSPPGASCLPTPLILIPVDMK